Proteins encoded by one window of Vigna radiata var. radiata cultivar VC1973A chromosome 5, Vradiata_ver6, whole genome shotgun sequence:
- the LOC106760166 gene encoding anthranilate N-methyltransferase-like isoform X1: protein MTSLPNSRLNGEEKKKEAEEREDEESFSRAMQLVSSVVLPMAVQSATELGVFEVLKEAGEGAKLSAKDIASKISCTNPEAASMLDRLLXLLSSHSILHSXLXSDNLVPPTFHRLYSITPLATFFARNSDGVSLGPLMAVTLDKIFLHSWSELKNAIREGGIPFNRVYGTHAFEYPRLDSRFNKVFNTGMINHTTLVMKRVLESYKGFDGIKSLVDVGGGLGINIKMITSKYPHIHGINFDLPHVIQDAPSYPGVDHVCGDMFENVPKGDAIFLKWILHDWSDEQCVKLLKNCYDAIPDDGKVIVMEAVLPTTPETNSAVYKAILELDVSMMTQNPGGKERCEQEFMDLATAAGFSGIRYECRANIFSVMEFFK from the exons ATGACAAGCCTTCCAAATTCAAGGCTGAACggcgaagagaagaagaaggaagcagaagaaagagaagatgaagaaagctTCTCGCGTGCCATGCAGCTTGTGAGCTCCGTNGTGCTACCGATGGCAGTGCAATCGGCGACGGAGCTGGGTGTGTTTGAGGTGCTGAAAGAAGCGGGTGAAGGTGCTAAGCTCTCTGCAAAGGACATAGCNTCCAAGATTTCCTGCACCAACCCAGAAGCAGCCTCAATGCTAGATCGTCTCCTCNCTCTTCTTTCCTCTCACTCCATTCTTCACTCTNCCCTCNTTTCCGACAACCTTGTCCCTCCCACCTTTCACAGGCTCTACTCCATCACTCCCCTCGCCACATTCTTTGCTCGCAATTCTGATGGGGTTTCATTGGGACCCTTGATGGCCGTGACCCTAGACAAAATCTTCCTACACAGCTG GAGTGAGCTGAAGAATGCAATTAGGGAGGGGGGTATTCCATTCAACAGGGTCTATGGCACCCATGCTTTTGAGTATCCAAGGTTGGACTCAAGGTTCAATAAAGTTTTCAACACAGGAATGATCAATCACACGACTTTGGTGATGAAGAGGGTTCTGGAATCCTACAAAGGTTTTGACGGGATAAAAAGTTTGGTGGATGTTGGTGGTGGTCTTGGGATCAACATTAAAATGATCACTTCAAAATACCCTCATATCCATGGCATCAATTTCGACTTGCCTCATGTCATTCAGGATGCTCCTTCCTATCCTG GAGTGGACCACGTTTGCGGAGATATGTTTGAAAACGTGCCTAAAGGAGATGCCATTTTTTTGAAG TGGATACTTCATGATTGGAGTGATGAACAGTGTGTGAAGCTGTTGAAGAACTGCTATGATGCAATTCCAGATGATGGAAAGGTGATAGTAATGGAAGCAGTTCTTCCAACAACACCTGAGACTAACAGTGCTGTTTATAAGGCAATTTTAGAATTGGATGTTTCGATGATGACTCAAAATCCGGGAGGGAAAGAGCGATGTGAGCAAGAGTTCATGGATTTGGCAACTGCAGCTGGATTTAGTGGCATCAGATATGAATGTCGtgcaaacattttctctgttaTGGAGTTCTTCAAGTAA
- the LOC106760206 gene encoding soluble inorganic pyrophosphatase 3 has protein sequence MAENGEEAQENRPVPRLNERILSSLSRRSVAAHPWHDLEIGPEAPQIFNCVVEITKGSKVKYELDKKTGLIKVDRILYSSVVYPHNYGFIPRTLCEDNDPMDVLVLMQEPVLPGCFLRARAIGIMPMIDQGEKDDKIIAVCADDPEYKHFTDYKELAPHRISEIRRFFEDYKKNEHKEVAVNDFLPASVAVDAIQYSMDLYAEYILHTLRR, from the exons ATGGCTGAGAATGGCGAAGAAGCTCAAGAAAATCGTCCAGTTCCCCGTTTGAATGAAagaattctttcttctttgtcaAGGAGATCAGTAGCTGCCCATCCTTGGCATGATCTTGAAATTG GACCGGAGGCTCCTCAGATTTTCAACTGT GTTGTGGAGATCACTAAAGGAAGCAAGGTCAAGTATGAACTTGACAAAAAGACTGGATTAATTAAG GTTGATCGGATTCTGTATTCATCTGTTGTTTATCCTCATAACTACGGTTTTATCCCTCGCACACTGTGTGAAGACAATGATCCAATGGATGTCTTGGTCCTCATGCAG GAACCAGTACTTCCTGGTTGTTTCCTGCGAGCCAGGGCCATTGGAATCATGCCCATGATTGACCAG ggagagaaagatgataaaattattGCAGTGTGCGCTGATGACCCAGAATATAAACACTTTACAGACTATAAAGAACTTGCACCTCACCGCATCTCTGAGATCCGACGCTTCTTTGAAGACT ACAAAAAGAATGAGCACAAGGAAGTAGCAGTTAATGACTTTCTACCTGCAAGCGTTGCTGTTGATGCCATCCAATACTCAAT GGATCTCTATGCAGAGTATATTCTGCACACCTTGAGGCGATAG
- the LOC106760166 gene encoding anthranilate N-methyltransferase-like isoform X2 produces MTSLPNSRLNGEEKKKEAEEREDEESFSRAMQLVSSVVLPMAVQSATELGVFEVLKEAGEGAKLSAKDIASKISCTNPEAASMLDRLLXLLSSHSILHSXLXSDNLVPPTFHRLYSITPLATFFARNSDGVSLGPLMAVTLDKIFLHSWSELKNAIREGGIPFNRVYGTHAFEYPRLDSRFNKVFNTGMINHTTLVMKRVLESYKGFDGIKSLVDVGGGLGINIKMITSKYPHIHGINFDLPHVIQDAPSYPGVDHVCGDMFENVPKGDAIFLKCVKLLKNCYDAIPDDGKVIVMEAVLPTTPETNSAVYKAILELDVSMMTQNPGGKERCEQEFMDLATAAGFSGIRYECRANIFSVMEFFK; encoded by the exons ATGACAAGCCTTCCAAATTCAAGGCTGAACggcgaagagaagaagaaggaagcagaagaaagagaagatgaagaaagctTCTCGCGTGCCATGCAGCTTGTGAGCTCCGTNGTGCTACCGATGGCAGTGCAATCGGCGACGGAGCTGGGTGTGTTTGAGGTGCTGAAAGAAGCGGGTGAAGGTGCTAAGCTCTCTGCAAAGGACATAGCNTCCAAGATTTCCTGCACCAACCCAGAAGCAGCCTCAATGCTAGATCGTCTCCTCNCTCTTCTTTCCTCTCACTCCATTCTTCACTCTNCCCTCNTTTCCGACAACCTTGTCCCTCCCACCTTTCACAGGCTCTACTCCATCACTCCCCTCGCCACATTCTTTGCTCGCAATTCTGATGGGGTTTCATTGGGACCCTTGATGGCCGTGACCCTAGACAAAATCTTCCTACACAGCTG GAGTGAGCTGAAGAATGCAATTAGGGAGGGGGGTATTCCATTCAACAGGGTCTATGGCACCCATGCTTTTGAGTATCCAAGGTTGGACTCAAGGTTCAATAAAGTTTTCAACACAGGAATGATCAATCACACGACTTTGGTGATGAAGAGGGTTCTGGAATCCTACAAAGGTTTTGACGGGATAAAAAGTTTGGTGGATGTTGGTGGTGGTCTTGGGATCAACATTAAAATGATCACTTCAAAATACCCTCATATCCATGGCATCAATTTCGACTTGCCTCATGTCATTCAGGATGCTCCTTCCTATCCTG GAGTGGACCACGTTTGCGGAGATATGTTTGAAAACGTGCCTAAAGGAGATGCCATTTTTTTGAAG TGTGTGAAGCTGTTGAAGAACTGCTATGATGCAATTCCAGATGATGGAAAGGTGATAGTAATGGAAGCAGTTCTTCCAACAACACCTGAGACTAACAGTGCTGTTTATAAGGCAATTTTAGAATTGGATGTTTCGATGATGACTCAAAATCCGGGAGGGAAAGAGCGATGTGAGCAAGAGTTCATGGATTTGGCAACTGCAGCTGGATTTAGTGGCATCAGATATGAATGTCGtgcaaacattttctctgttaTGGAGTTCTTCAAGTAA
- the LOC106760167 gene encoding caffeic acid 3-O-methyltransferase-like, with product MENLPNSKLNGEEKKKEAEEREDEESFSRAMQLVSSVVLPMAVQSATELGVFEVLKEAGEGAKLSAKDIASKISCTNPEAASMLDRLLXLLSSHSILHSSLVSDNLVPPTFHRLYSITPLATFFARNSDGVSLGPLMALLQDKIFLHSWTELKDAIREGGIPFNRAYGTHAFEYPRLDSRFNNVFNTAMINHTTLVMKRVLESYKGFEGIKRLVDVGGGLGINISLITSKYPHIHGINFDLPHVIQDAPSYPGVEHVGGDMFENVPKGDATFMKWILHDWSDEQCVKLLKNCYDAIPDDGKVIVVEAVLPKTPETNDAYKAVSQMDVLMMTQNPGGKERCEQEFMDLATAAGFSGIRYECHVNLFWVMEFFK from the exons ATGGAAAACCTTCCAAATTCAAAGCTGAACggcgaagagaagaagaaggaagcagaagaaagagaagatgaagaaagctTCTCGCGTGCCATGCAGCTTGTGAGCTCCGTNGTGCTACCGATGGCAGTGCAATCGGCGACGGAGCTGGGTGTGTTTGAGGTGCTGAAAGAAGCGGGTGAAGGTGCTAAGCTCTCTGCAAAGGACATAGCNTCCAAGATTTCCTGCACCAACCCAGAAGCAGCCTCAATGCTAGATCGTCTCCTCNCTCTTCTTTCCTCTCACTCCATTCTTCACTCTTCCCTCGTTTCCGACAACCTTGTCCCTCCCACCTTTCACAGGCTCTACTCCATCACTCCCCTCGCCACATTCTTTGCTCGCAATTCTGATGGGGTTTCATTGGGACCCTTGATGGCCTTGCTCCAAGACAAAATCTTCCTACACAGCTG GACTGAGCTGAAAGATGCAATTCGGGAGGGCGGTATTCCATTCAACAGGGCGTATGGCACCCATGCTTTTGAGTATCCAAGGTTGGACTCAAGGTTCAATAATGTTTTCAACACAGCAATGATTAATCACACGACTTTGGTGATGAAGAGGGTTCTGGAATCCTACAAAGGTTTTGAGGGCATAAAAAGGCTGGTGGATGTTGGTGGTGGTCTTGGGATCAACATTAGCTTGATCACTTCAAAATACCCTCATATCCATGGCATCAATTTCGACCTGCCTCACGTCATTCAAGATGCTCCTTCATATCCTG GAGTGGAACACGTTGGGGGAGATATGTTTGAAAATGTGCCTAAAGGAGACGCCACATTTATGAAG TGGATACTTCATGATTGGAGTGATGAACAGTGTGTGAAACTGTTGAAGAACTGCTATGATGCAATTCCTGATGATGGAAAGGTGATAGTAGTGGAAGCAGTTCTTCCAAAAACACCAGAGACAAATGATGCTTATAAGGCAGTTTCACAAATGGATGTTTTGATGATGACTCAAAACCCGGGAGGGAAAGAGCGATGTGAACAAGAGTTCATGGATTTGGCAACTGCAGCTGGATTTAGTGGCATCAGATATGAATGTCATGTCAACCTTTTCTGGGTTATGGAGTTCTTCAAGTAG
- the LOC106760137 gene encoding protein LHY isoform X1: MDAYSSGEEVVIKTRKPYTITKQRERWTEEEHNRFLEALKLYGRAWQRIEEHIGTKTAVQIRSHAQKFFSKLEKEAFVKGVPIGQALDIDIPPPRPKRKPSNPYPRKINAAVPKNGKSLISIASSHAKHALDLEKQPLPEKHYQEDQLPTTVKQNNDESSSKVFAILQEGPASSVSLPLRNPSPLREFIPSIKEVTTLDETNESFITDELQNHKLELDDGDHKQKTNTTCKVSKSDNSGALKLVQTEKTDGMQGNQNYPRHVPVHVVDDKFNGHPKIVTNSAASNISESQNNTARSSLHQSFSPCPPFSQHNQDDYHSFLHMSSTFSSLVVSTLLQNPAAHAAASFAATFWPYANAETSADSPVCTPPSVTAITAATVAAATAWWAAHGLLPLCTPLHTAFACPPAPATAAPSMTLGQSQHKNQQEEGKPENPPPEQSEVLQAQHSASKSPAVSSSESEEKGDTNVNTAPKATNDEMNQAISENPDSEKINGRKPVDRSSCGSNTTSSSEETEILEKDEKEKEEPNKADTNLLGSEPNNRRSRSISNLTDSWKEVSEEGRLAFQALFSREVLPQSFSPPHDLINADNQIHSINKQNAEYKDEDLETKKHSPICDGLQKSVSFVKDNDEEEGLLSMGLGQGKLKSRRTGFKPYKRCSVEAKENMIGTACNQGEEKGPKRIRLNGEAST, encoded by the exons ATGGACGCCTACTCCTCTGGAGAAGAAGTGGTTATTAAG ACACGAAAACCATATACTATCACAaagcaaagagaaagatggACCGAGGAGGAACATAATAGATTTCTGGAAGCCTTAAAGCTATACGGGCGAGCATGGCAGCGCATAGAAG AGCACATAGGAACAAAGACTGCTGTGCAAATCAGAAGTCACGCTCAGAAATTCTTTTCAAAG CTGGAGAAAGAGGCCTTTGTGAAGGGTGTTCCAATAGGACAAGCTCTTGATATAGACATACCCCCTCCAAGGCCAAAAAGAAAACCAAGCAATCCTTATCCCAGGAAGATCAATGCTGCTGTCCCAAAGAATGGAAAGTCTCTCATTTCAATTGCATCTTCACATGCTAAACATGCACTGGACTTGGAGAAACAACCACTTCCAGag AAGCATTATCAGGAGGACCAACTGCCAACAACTGTAAAACAAAATAACGACGAAAGCAGCTCAAAAGTGTTTGCCATTCTCCAGGAAGGACCTGCTTCATCTGTATCACTGCCGCTCAGAAATCCAAGTCCCTTGAGGGAGTTTATACCCTCAATAAAAGAGGTAACAACTCTAGATGAAACAAATGAGTCTTTTATTACTGATGAGCTTCAAAATCACAAGTTAGAGTTAGATGACGGAGACCACAAACAAAAGACTAATACCACTTGTAAAGTCTCTAAGTCCGACAATTCTGGTGCTTTGAAATTGGTTCAAACTGAGAAAACAGATGGGATGCAAGGAAATCAGAATTACCCAAGACATGTCCCTGTGCACGTTGTTGACGACAAGTTTAATGGGCATCCTAAGATTGTCACAAACTCTGCTGCATCAAACATAAGTGAAAGTCAAAACAACACAGCACGGTCCTCTCTTCATCAATCGTTTTCTCCTTGTCCTCCCTTCTCACAACACAATCAGGATGATTACCATTCATTTCTTCATATGTCCTCCACGTTTTCAAGTCTTGTTGTCTCTACCTTGCTGCAAAATCCTGCTGCCCATGCTGCAGCAAGTTTTGCTGCTACATTTTGGCCCTATGCAAATGCAGAAACTTCCGCAGATTCTCCCGTGTGCACTCCTCCAAGTGTGACAGCCATTACAGCAGCCACAGTTGCTGCCGCAACTGCATGGTGGGCTGCCCATGGATTGCTTCCTTTGTGTACTCCACTTCATACAGCCTTTGCGTGTCCTCCTGCACCAGCGACTGCAGCTCCATCCATGACTCTCGGTCAATCGCAGCACAAAAACCAACAAGAAGAGGGTAAGCCAGAAAATCCTCCTCCAGAACAATCGGAAGTTCTGCAAGCTCAACACTCAGCTTCCAAGTCACCAGCTGTTTCTTCATCAGAATCTGAGGAGAAGGGAGATACCAATGTAAATACTGCACCAAAGGCTACTAATGATGAGATGAACCAAGCGATTTCCGAGAATCCCGATTCCGAGAAAATAAACGGTAGAAAACCTGTAGACCGTTCCTCGTGTGGTTCTAACACAACCTCTAGCAGTGAAGAGACTGAGATACTAGAGAAggatgagaaagaaaaggaagagccCAACAAAGCTGATACAAACCTTTTAGGTTCTGAGCCTAATAATCGTCGTAGTAGAAGCATTAGCAACCTTACTGATTCTTGGAAGGAGGTCTCTGAAGAG GGTCGGCTTGCCTTTCAGGCGCTATTCTCCAGGGAGGTGTTGCCACAAAGCTTTTCACCTCCTCATGATTTGATAAATGCAGATAATCAGATTCACAGCATCAACAAGCAAAACGCAGAGTACAAAGATGAAGACCTTGAGACCAAAAAACACAGTCCTATCTGTGATGGGCTGCAGAAAAGCGTGTCATTTGTGAAAGATAATGATGAGGAGGAGGGATTGCTAAGCATGGGTCTTGGACAAGGAAAGCTGAAGAGTCGTCGAACAGGGTTTAAACCTTACAAAAGGTGTTCGGtagaagcaaaagaaaacatgatCGGAACGGCCTGCAACCAAGGTGAAGAGAAAGGTCCAAAGAGAATACGTTTGAACGGGGAAGCTTCAACTTGA
- the LOC106760137 gene encoding protein LHY isoform X2 — translation MDAYSSGEEVVIKTRKPYTITKQRERWTEEEHNRFLEALKLYGRAWQRIEEHIGTKTAVQIRSHAQKFFSKLEKEAFVKGVPIGQALDIDIPPPRPKRKPSNPYPRKINAAVPKNGKSLISIASSHAKHALDLEKQPLPEHYQEDQLPTTVKQNNDESSSKVFAILQEGPASSVSLPLRNPSPLREFIPSIKEVTTLDETNESFITDELQNHKLELDDGDHKQKTNTTCKVSKSDNSGALKLVQTEKTDGMQGNQNYPRHVPVHVVDDKFNGHPKIVTNSAASNISESQNNTARSSLHQSFSPCPPFSQHNQDDYHSFLHMSSTFSSLVVSTLLQNPAAHAAASFAATFWPYANAETSADSPVCTPPSVTAITAATVAAATAWWAAHGLLPLCTPLHTAFACPPAPATAAPSMTLGQSQHKNQQEEGKPENPPPEQSEVLQAQHSASKSPAVSSSESEEKGDTNVNTAPKATNDEMNQAISENPDSEKINGRKPVDRSSCGSNTTSSSEETEILEKDEKEKEEPNKADTNLLGSEPNNRRSRSISNLTDSWKEVSEEGRLAFQALFSREVLPQSFSPPHDLINADNQIHSINKQNAEYKDEDLETKKHSPICDGLQKSVSFVKDNDEEEGLLSMGLGQGKLKSRRTGFKPYKRCSVEAKENMIGTACNQGEEKGPKRIRLNGEAST, via the exons ATGGACGCCTACTCCTCTGGAGAAGAAGTGGTTATTAAG ACACGAAAACCATATACTATCACAaagcaaagagaaagatggACCGAGGAGGAACATAATAGATTTCTGGAAGCCTTAAAGCTATACGGGCGAGCATGGCAGCGCATAGAAG AGCACATAGGAACAAAGACTGCTGTGCAAATCAGAAGTCACGCTCAGAAATTCTTTTCAAAG CTGGAGAAAGAGGCCTTTGTGAAGGGTGTTCCAATAGGACAAGCTCTTGATATAGACATACCCCCTCCAAGGCCAAAAAGAAAACCAAGCAATCCTTATCCCAGGAAGATCAATGCTGCTGTCCCAAAGAATGGAAAGTCTCTCATTTCAATTGCATCTTCACATGCTAAACATGCACTGGACTTGGAGAAACAACCACTTCCAGag CATTATCAGGAGGACCAACTGCCAACAACTGTAAAACAAAATAACGACGAAAGCAGCTCAAAAGTGTTTGCCATTCTCCAGGAAGGACCTGCTTCATCTGTATCACTGCCGCTCAGAAATCCAAGTCCCTTGAGGGAGTTTATACCCTCAATAAAAGAGGTAACAACTCTAGATGAAACAAATGAGTCTTTTATTACTGATGAGCTTCAAAATCACAAGTTAGAGTTAGATGACGGAGACCACAAACAAAAGACTAATACCACTTGTAAAGTCTCTAAGTCCGACAATTCTGGTGCTTTGAAATTGGTTCAAACTGAGAAAACAGATGGGATGCAAGGAAATCAGAATTACCCAAGACATGTCCCTGTGCACGTTGTTGACGACAAGTTTAATGGGCATCCTAAGATTGTCACAAACTCTGCTGCATCAAACATAAGTGAAAGTCAAAACAACACAGCACGGTCCTCTCTTCATCAATCGTTTTCTCCTTGTCCTCCCTTCTCACAACACAATCAGGATGATTACCATTCATTTCTTCATATGTCCTCCACGTTTTCAAGTCTTGTTGTCTCTACCTTGCTGCAAAATCCTGCTGCCCATGCTGCAGCAAGTTTTGCTGCTACATTTTGGCCCTATGCAAATGCAGAAACTTCCGCAGATTCTCCCGTGTGCACTCCTCCAAGTGTGACAGCCATTACAGCAGCCACAGTTGCTGCCGCAACTGCATGGTGGGCTGCCCATGGATTGCTTCCTTTGTGTACTCCACTTCATACAGCCTTTGCGTGTCCTCCTGCACCAGCGACTGCAGCTCCATCCATGACTCTCGGTCAATCGCAGCACAAAAACCAACAAGAAGAGGGTAAGCCAGAAAATCCTCCTCCAGAACAATCGGAAGTTCTGCAAGCTCAACACTCAGCTTCCAAGTCACCAGCTGTTTCTTCATCAGAATCTGAGGAGAAGGGAGATACCAATGTAAATACTGCACCAAAGGCTACTAATGATGAGATGAACCAAGCGATTTCCGAGAATCCCGATTCCGAGAAAATAAACGGTAGAAAACCTGTAGACCGTTCCTCGTGTGGTTCTAACACAACCTCTAGCAGTGAAGAGACTGAGATACTAGAGAAggatgagaaagaaaaggaagagccCAACAAAGCTGATACAAACCTTTTAGGTTCTGAGCCTAATAATCGTCGTAGTAGAAGCATTAGCAACCTTACTGATTCTTGGAAGGAGGTCTCTGAAGAG GGTCGGCTTGCCTTTCAGGCGCTATTCTCCAGGGAGGTGTTGCCACAAAGCTTTTCACCTCCTCATGATTTGATAAATGCAGATAATCAGATTCACAGCATCAACAAGCAAAACGCAGAGTACAAAGATGAAGACCTTGAGACCAAAAAACACAGTCCTATCTGTGATGGGCTGCAGAAAAGCGTGTCATTTGTGAAAGATAATGATGAGGAGGAGGGATTGCTAAGCATGGGTCTTGGACAAGGAAAGCTGAAGAGTCGTCGAACAGGGTTTAAACCTTACAAAAGGTGTTCGGtagaagcaaaagaaaacatgatCGGAACGGCCTGCAACCAAGGTGAAGAGAAAGGTCCAAAGAGAATACGTTTGAACGGGGAAGCTTCAACTTGA
- the LOC106760020 gene encoding probably inactive receptor-like protein kinase At2g46850 codes for MSPILLLTFLLLLLCFPFSFSLPPNFCTETCGDLHLPFPFYVNSSCHSISTAFHLSCTNSSTLFLRIGSVSYKVLEFFPDGVLVDFPGSSSCRQYNDLNSFDRSFAGKDNFGVSVDNVIGLYDCEDSSLCKADCETIDLPGCDGRGGGSLACCYPLSDHTIWHVGYGFSVFSQFGCRGVSSWAVLRGSTWGKRGVKLEWALPRNSSYQVCARNADMINATSIEGGVRCVCQNGYVGDGFANGTGCLQACIKDGKEAYGSDCNIKRQDQRKFVIIAGIIGPVLIVASLVALFYLLKRPAKPGMFDTEQAYYQNISIPKACKTRLFSLHELEEATKGFEEGKKLMHDNNGTIFAGVLRDGSHVAVHKLQCEKKDLIQVLSQIEVLSSTVHRNMARILGCCIESGNTLVVYEFPSNGTLEEHLHQSKGQELRLDWYRRLTIAAETASILSFLHYEISPPIFHHNLKSACIFLDDDYSVKIAGFGLLNSNFYYGSHLHKNHEGFGICKNDVYDMGVLLLEIISGSNRLDLPSSALQHIRAGKFEEIFDPFLCYDEQPQYRQEQMQIIADLATRCLLFGVDGRLGMVDVVRELVQLTKESLDGGISKGAALEETFSNSSLLQMISMSPDSMNVP; via the exons ATGTCACCTATTCTTCTCCTCActtttcttctacttcttctgtgcttcccattttctttctctttgccTCCAAACTTCTGCACTGAAACATGTGGGGACCTCCATCTTCCTTTTCCATTCTATGTCAACTCTTCTTGTCACTCAATTTCCACTGCTTTCCATCTCTCCTGCACAAATTCATCTACCCTTTTCCTCAGAATTGGCTCGGTCAGCTACAAAGTCTTGGAGTTCTTCCCAGATGGCGTGCTGGTGGACTTTCCCGGCTCATCATCTTGTAGACAGTACAATGACTTgaattcttttgacagaagctTTGCAGGGAAGGATAACTTTGGAGTTTCGGTGGACAATGTTATTGGTCTCTATGACTGTGAGGATTCCTCTCTCTGCAAAGCAGATTGTGAAACTATTGACTTGCCTGGTTGTGATGGAAGGGGTGGAGGCTCCCTTGCCTGCTGCTATCCACTCTCCGACCATACCATATGGCATGTTGGATATGGATTTTCGGTGTTTTCTCAGTTTGGATGCAGGGGGGTTTCTAGTTGGGCCGTTTTGCGAGGCTCAACTTGGGGAAAACGTGGGGTCAAGTTGGAATGGGCACTGCCCAGAAACTCCTCTTACCAAGTTTGTGCAAGAAATGCTGACATGATCAATGCTACATCAATCGAAGGAGGAGTCAGATGTGTCTGTCAAAATGGATATGTTGGTGATGGTTTTGCTAATGGAACTGGATGTTTGCAGG CCTGCATAAAGGACGGAAAGGAAGCATATGGAAGTGACTGCAACATCAAAAGACAAGATCAGAGGAAATTTGTTATCATTGCCG GAATCATTGGCCCAGTTCTGATCGTTGCCTCCCTGGTtgcattattttatcttcttaaaAGGCCAGCAAAACCAGGGATGTTTGACACGGAGCAGGCTTACTATCAAAACATTTCAATCCCCAAAGCTTGTAAAACTCGACTGTTCAGCCTCCACGAGCTAGAGGAAGCCACTAAAGGTTTTGAAGAGGGTAAAAAACTTATGCATGACAACAATGGGACAATTTTTGCTGGAGTTTTGAGGGATGGATCTCACGTAGCTGTCCACAAATTACAATGTGAGAAGAAAGACTTAATTCAAGTTCTGTCACAGATCGAGGTTCTGTCCTCTACCGTGCATAGAAACATGGCCCGCATTCTTGGTTGCTGTATTGAATCTGGCAACACTCTAGTAGTTTATGAGTTTCCTTCCAATGGTACTCTGGAGGAACATTTACATCAAAGCAAAGGACAAGAACTACGTTTAGATTGGTACAGGAGATTGACTATCGCTGCAGAAACAGCTAGCATTCTTTCATTCCTACACTACGAGATCTCTCCTCCCATATTTCACCATAACCTTAAATCTGCATGCATCTTCCTTGATGATGATTATTCTGTCAAGATTGCAGGATTTGGTCTGCTCAACTCCAATTTTTACTATGGTTCTCACTTACACAAGAACCACGAAGGCTTTGGCATCTGCAAAAATGATGTCTATGACATGGGTGTGTTGCTTCTTGAAATCATCTCAGGCTCAAATCGCTTGGATTTGCCAAGTTCAGCCTTGCAGCATATAAGGGCTggaaaatttgaagaaatattTGACCCTTTTCTTTGCTATGATGAACAACCACAGTATCGGCAAGAGCAAATGCAGATCATTGCTGATCTTGCGACAAGATGCCTCTTATTTGGTGTTGATGGAAGGCTGGGAATGGTTGATGTTGTGAGGGAGTTAGTACAGTTGACTAAAGAAAGTCTTGATGGAGGAATTAGCAAAGGAGCTGCACTGGAGGAGACATTCTCAAATTCAAGCCTTCTTCAGATGATATCAATGTCTCCTGATTCTATGAATGTCCCTTGA